The Acidobacteriota bacterium genome has a window encoding:
- a CDS encoding M2 family metallopeptidase — protein sequence MSRIHALFAAAGLLLAAACNGGSAVENDPEAFIHAAESELLELMTDAERAGWVQANFITDDTEIISAQASRRLVARTGALARQAARFAGREMSADARRKIALLRTSLPLAAPERPEEQVELSRLSSSLESMYGRGQYCPDGEAGSCRDLGELSKVLATSRDARALLDAWRGWRTVSPPMREKYRRFVELANAGARGLGFADTGAMWRSGYDMDPDAFALEVERLWEQVRPLYEQLHCYVRARLRQHYGSALVPEDGPIPAHLLGNMWGQSWGHIYDLVAPSGQAGLDVGALLEAREVDAEGMVRYGEGFFTSLGFAPLPGTFWERSLLRKPRDRDVVCHASAWDIDFSGDLRIKMCIEINEEDFVTIHHELGHIFYYQSYDHLSPLYRQGANDGFHEAVGDTIALSITPAYLEQVGLLRPGTAADDDTAWLLKTALEKVAFLPFGLLVDQWRWKVFSGEIPADAYNAGWWELREKLQGIAPPVPRSEDDFDPGAKYHVPANTPYMRYFLAHILQFQFHKALCEAAGYRGPLHRCSIYGNEEAGRRLREMLALGRSRPWPDALEALTGSREMDASAVKDYFQPLMEWLEEQNAGRTCGW from the coding sequence ATGAGTCGTATCCACGCCCTGTTCGCCGCGGCCGGCCTGCTGCTGGCGGCTGCCTGCAACGGCGGCTCCGCTGTCGAGAATGATCCTGAGGCCTTCATCCACGCCGCGGAAAGCGAACTGCTCGAGCTGATGACCGATGCCGAACGCGCCGGCTGGGTCCAGGCGAACTTCATCACCGACGATACGGAGATCATCTCGGCCCAGGCCTCCCGGCGCCTGGTGGCCCGAACCGGGGCTTTGGCCCGCCAGGCCGCCCGGTTCGCCGGTCGCGAAATGAGTGCGGATGCCCGGCGGAAGATCGCCCTGTTGCGCACCTCGCTGCCGCTGGCGGCTCCCGAGCGTCCCGAGGAGCAGGTTGAACTTTCCCGCCTGAGTTCGAGCCTGGAGAGCATGTATGGCCGAGGCCAGTACTGCCCGGACGGGGAGGCGGGAAGTTGCCGGGACCTCGGTGAGCTGTCGAAGGTGCTGGCGACCAGCCGGGATGCGCGAGCGCTGCTCGATGCCTGGCGGGGCTGGCGCACGGTCTCGCCGCCGATGCGCGAGAAGTATCGGCGTTTCGTCGAACTGGCCAACGCCGGAGCCCGCGGGCTGGGCTTCGCCGATACGGGGGCCATGTGGCGCTCGGGCTATGACATGGATCCCGACGCCTTCGCCCTTGAAGTGGAAAGGCTCTGGGAGCAGGTGCGTCCGCTCTACGAGCAGCTCCATTGCTATGTCCGGGCCCGTCTGCGGCAACACTATGGTTCGGCGCTGGTTCCGGAAGACGGGCCGATTCCGGCGCACTTGCTGGGCAACATGTGGGGCCAGAGCTGGGGCCATATCTACGACCTGGTGGCCCCTTCCGGACAGGCCGGGCTGGACGTCGGAGCGTTGCTCGAGGCGCGGGAGGTCGATGCGGAAGGGATGGTGCGTTACGGGGAAGGCTTTTTCACCTCGCTCGGCTTCGCTCCCTTGCCCGGGACTTTCTGGGAGCGCTCCCTGCTGCGCAAGCCCCGGGACCGGGATGTCGTCTGCCACGCCAGTGCCTGGGATATCGACTTTTCCGGCGATCTGCGGATCAAGATGTGCATCGAGATCAACGAGGAAGACTTCGTCACGATTCATCACGAACTGGGTCACATCTTCTACTACCAGTCCTACGATCACCTTTCCCCGCTCTACCGGCAGGGTGCCAACGATGGCTTTCACGAGGCCGTGGGAGATACCATCGCCCTGTCCATCACGCCGGCCTATCTCGAGCAGGTCGGTCTTCTGCGGCCCGGGACGGCGGCTGACGACGATACGGCCTGGCTGCTGAAGACGGCCCTCGAGAAGGTGGCCTTCCTGCCCTTTGGGCTGCTGGTCGACCAGTGGCGATGGAAGGTGTTCTCGGGTGAGATCCCGGCGGATGCCTACAACGCGGGGTGGTGGGAGTTGCGGGAAAAACTCCAGGGTATCGCGCCGCCCGTTCCCCGCAGCGAAGACGACTTCGATCCGGGTGCCAAGTATCACGTGCCGGCCAATACGCCCTACATGCGCTACTTCCTGGCTCACATCCTCCAGTTCCAGTTTCACAAGGCTTTGTGCGAGGCCGCCGGCTACCGGGGGCCGCTCCACCGTTGCTCGATCTACGGCAACGAAGAGGCCGGCCGGCGCCTGAGGGAGATGCTGGCGCTGGGCCGCTCCCGCCCCTGGCCCGATGCTCTCGAAGCCCTGACCGGCAGCCGCGAGATGGATGCCTCGGCGGTGAAGGACTATTTCCAGCCTCTGATGGAGTGGCTCGAGGAGCAGAACGCGGGGCGGACCTGCGGCTGGTAG
- a CDS encoding trypsin-like peptidase domain-containing protein — MRLPPLLSFRLVPFLPLVLLLAGPQTFGQVTRIADEEHQVIESPHPYPAGLPEGRVVWSTTLSWPEASYIAVHFERFELAEGDELILSDPTGRSRHRYTGRGPGERGGGFWGLSILGETMEIRLISYNPDRQAFGLVIDRWAHGFPLDGGGGEPDALCGTEDFRDVECYKDSYPTEYDVARRTVRLIKNGSAHCTGWIASCENHIITNEHCVGSQAELDQIEFQFEYKRPACGSGSPTVDLQLQGGTLLEVDAGLDYALILPDLAGNDPQATYGFMQWDVRLPDIDELIYIPGHPSGDPKRLSVESSDAHDESGRCEVFSTTEPACTGGPVDDVGYYCDTEGGSSGSAVVSAVSHAVIALHHCANCPNRGVPIVDVYNDIQASAHPLPTCVTCQPAGVPQDLVASTPADNQVLLDWSTVADAALYHVYRNDTTCADPMTEVGTSTTPSFLDENVAGHVTYNYKVTAASDCDAESDFSNCATVTPTGVCSEPPRFAGIGSADSAREGACGIDLGWEAATARCGTVTYNVYRSLFPDFEPASGNLVASCVAGTTYRDTDVLSRVTYYYTVRAEDDSGFGRGPCNAGNEDSNPVTLAAAATGPEDIFYSDDFETGGSGWVLEGEWQIGVPQGKGGTDGGGSGRPDPTQALSGAYVLGHDISGSGAFPGNYENGLGSPENAISPAIDTTGRDEVRLRFHRWLNVASPADPAVVEGFDGNSWTPLWSSPDAPLYDDAWTLVDIDATAGLAGAAGARIRFAQSSDSSGVAAGWNVDRVELYQPTSCTSSTPNLPAVPDGKHAGSAMTAEKFVADGSRVDVQWDVHTCPGPAYHLFHGDSDNLPTYGYSDGVCQLDTSGRATVPLPDPAAGHFLWWVIVSADGDTEGIHGYNSAGGIRPARGEGLCGILDQSNSGSCP; from the coding sequence GTGCGCCTGCCCCCCCTCCTTTCGTTCCGCCTCGTTCCCTTTCTGCCCCTTGTGCTGCTGCTCGCCGGCCCGCAAACCTTCGGCCAGGTGACGCGCATCGCCGACGAGGAGCACCAGGTGATCGAAAGTCCCCACCCCTATCCCGCGGGACTCCCCGAGGGGCGGGTGGTCTGGTCGACCACCCTGAGCTGGCCCGAAGCCTCCTACATCGCCGTGCATTTCGAACGCTTCGAGCTGGCCGAGGGCGACGAGCTGATCCTCTCCGACCCCACGGGACGCAGCCGGCACCGCTACACGGGGCGGGGTCCCGGCGAACGGGGCGGCGGGTTCTGGGGCCTGTCGATCCTCGGCGAGACGATGGAAATCCGCCTGATCTCCTACAACCCCGACCGGCAGGCCTTCGGCCTGGTCATCGACCGCTGGGCCCACGGCTTTCCCCTCGACGGGGGCGGAGGGGAGCCCGACGCCCTGTGCGGCACCGAGGATTTCCGCGACGTGGAGTGCTACAAGGACAGCTATCCCACCGAGTACGACGTGGCCCGCCGGACCGTGCGCCTGATCAAGAACGGCTCCGCCCACTGCACCGGCTGGATCGCCTCCTGCGAGAACCACATCATCACCAACGAACACTGCGTCGGCTCCCAGGCGGAACTGGACCAGATCGAGTTCCAGTTCGAATACAAGCGTCCGGCCTGCGGTTCCGGCAGCCCGACCGTCGACCTCCAGCTCCAGGGCGGCACCCTGCTCGAAGTCGACGCCGGACTGGACTACGCCCTGATCCTGCCCGACCTGGCGGGCAACGACCCCCAGGCGACTTACGGCTTCATGCAGTGGGACGTGAGGCTGCCGGACATCGACGAGTTGATATACATCCCCGGCCATCCCTCGGGGGATCCCAAACGCCTGTCGGTGGAGAGCAGTGATGCCCACGACGAGTCGGGACGCTGCGAGGTCTTCTCCACCACCGAGCCCGCCTGCACCGGTGGCCCGGTGGACGACGTAGGCTACTACTGCGACACCGAGGGCGGTTCGTCGGGGTCGGCCGTGGTCTCCGCCGTCTCCCACGCGGTCATCGCCCTGCACCACTGCGCCAACTGCCCCAACCGCGGCGTGCCGATCGTCGATGTCTACAACGACATCCAGGCCTCGGCCCATCCCCTGCCGACCTGCGTGACATGTCAACCGGCGGGGGTGCCCCAGGACCTGGTGGCCTCGACACCGGCGGACAACCAGGTGCTCCTCGACTGGTCGACGGTGGCCGACGCGGCGCTCTACCACGTCTACCGCAACGACACGACCTGCGCCGATCCGATGACCGAAGTGGGCACGAGCACGACACCCAGCTTCCTCGACGAGAACGTGGCGGGCCACGTCACGTACAACTACAAGGTCACCGCCGCCAGCGACTGCGATGCGGAGTCGGACTTTTCCAACTGCGCCACCGTGACCCCCACCGGTGTGTGCAGCGAGCCCCCCCGTTTTGCCGGCATCGGATCCGCCGACAGCGCGCGGGAGGGTGCCTGCGGCATCGACCTGGGCTGGGAGGCCGCGACGGCCCGCTGCGGCACGGTGACGTACAACGTCTACCGCTCCCTGTTCCCCGATTTCGAGCCTGCCTCCGGCAACCTGGTCGCGAGTTGCGTGGCCGGCACGACCTATCGCGACACGGACGTGCTCTCCCGGGTCACCTACTACTACACGGTCCGCGCCGAGGATGACTCCGGCTTCGGCCGGGGACCCTGCAACGCGGGCAACGAAGACTCCAACCCGGTGACCCTCGCGGCGGCGGCCACGGGACCGGAAGACATCTTCTACAGCGACGATTTCGAAACGGGAGGCAGCGGCTGGGTCCTCGAAGGGGAATGGCAGATCGGCGTTCCGCAGGGCAAGGGCGGGACCGATGGCGGAGGCTCCGGCCGGCCGGACCCCACCCAGGCCCTCTCGGGGGCCTACGTGCTGGGCCACGATATCAGCGGCAGCGGTGCTTTCCCGGGCAACTACGAAAACGGGTTGGGTTCACCCGAGAACGCGATCTCCCCCGCCATCGACACCACCGGCCGTGACGAGGTCCGGTTGCGCTTCCACCGCTGGCTCAACGTGGCGTCTCCCGCCGACCCGGCGGTGGTGGAAGGCTTCGACGGCAACTCGTGGACTCCGCTGTGGAGCAGCCCCGACGCCCCTCTCTACGACGACGCGTGGACGCTGGTCGACATCGACGCCACCGCCGGCCTGGCCGGTGCGGCGGGAGCGAGAATCCGCTTCGCCCAGTCCAGCGACTCTTCCGGCGTGGCCGCGGGCTGGAACGTGGACCGGGTGGAACTCTATCAGCCCACCTCCTGCACGAGCAGCACGCCGAATCTACCCGCGGTGCCCGACGGCAAACATGCGGGCAGCGCCATGACCGCCGAGAAATTCGTCGCCGACGGCAGCCGGGTCGACGTGCAGTGGGACGTGCATACCTGCCCCGGGCCGGCCTATCACCTCTTTCACGGCGACAGCGACAACCTGCCCACCTACGGTTACAGTGACGGCGTGTGCCAACTCGACACGAGCGGCCGGGCCACCGTGCCCCTGCCGGATCCGGCCGCCGGCCACTTCCTCTGGTGGGTGATCGTCAGCGCCGACGGCGACACCGAAGGTATCCACGGCTACAACTCCGCCGGCGGCATCCGCCCGGCCCGGGGCGAAGGCCTGTGCGGCATCCTCGACCAGTCCAACTCCGGAAGCTGCCCATGA
- the yajC gene encoding preprotein translocase subunit YajC translates to MVAILFAQSPGAPSGAFFSQLVMLGIIAVIFYVLLIMPARRRQKQHQAMIDALQAGDKVVTNGGLLGTVVGVDEGTVRLKLGTGVEVTVLRSHIAGKQGEESS, encoded by the coding sequence ATGGTCGCGATCCTGTTCGCCCAGTCACCTGGAGCCCCCTCCGGCGCCTTCTTCTCCCAGCTCGTCATGCTGGGGATCATCGCCGTGATCTTCTACGTGCTCCTGATCATGCCGGCCCGCCGCCGGCAAAAACAGCACCAGGCGATGATCGACGCCCTCCAGGCCGGCGACAAGGTGGTCACCAACGGCGGCCTGCTGGGAACCGTGGTCGGCGTCGATGAGGGGACGGTGCGGCTCAAACTGGGGACGGGGGTGGAGGTCACCGTTCTGCGGAGCCATATCGCCGGCAAGCAAGGGGAGGAGTCCTCGTGA
- a CDS encoding trypsin-like peptidase domain-containing protein has protein sequence MNSSSILHVRHRRSLQTLFLLSILVVAAGLATAQVVQVGEEVEQTITTPHPYPAGSEQGEVVWRYTLSHPGASYIAVHFDRFELAPGDTLVLSDPSGRQHHVYRERGLAGRGGHFWGLSIFGETMELTLVSRQATPGAWGLEIDRWVHGFPEGQGPPEPDALCGAEDFRDMECYKDTYPEEYQKARAVVRLLKNGSAHCTGWLASCENHIITNEHCVGSQAELDQIEFQFEYKRPACGSGTASAELQLQGGTLLEVQAGLDYALILPDLAGQDPQATYGFLQIDNRLPDIGEVMYIAHHPSGDPKRLSIESTDSHDPSGRCEVFSTTEPACTGGPVDDVGYYCDTEGGSSGSPVLSAVSHRVIALHHCASCPNRGVPIRDVYNDIQNSAHPLPPCSTCDPGAPATALSATPDGDNRIALAWSGAADAVSYNIYRSTEGCSGTMTLIGSTSATDYLDDTVSGGVTYSYVVRAVNGCDAEAADSNCASASTTGGCIDPPLFDGLASATNEKASHCAIVLEWTPGSARCGSAVRYNIYRSLLPGFAPDAANRIATCVEGTTYRDTGLSNGTDYHYIVRAEDDSGDGAGPCGAGNEEGNTTERTAMPTGPDEVFYATGFEQNGGWTLEGEWQIGAPSARGGSADGGSGNADPATAFAGTGVLGSDLDGLGSQPGNYENSIAPAEYATSPAFDTTGRSQVFLRYRRWLGVERSRYDQATVEVFDANNWVEVWSNDDTSFSDNDWTPQDLDITGPAAGKPNARVRFGIASDGSVIYSGWNIDELELYSPGSCTDGLPGVSPVPDGHLAPGAAMTAAKAGAGEDVHLSWDVGTCPSQTYHLFHGKAADLPVYGYSGGVCGLNTSGDDTVPIPPPAAGSFTWWLLAGTEGTTEGHHGFRSEGSIRPATGVGLCGVLDHDASGTCP, from the coding sequence ATGAATTCGAGTTCCATCCTCCACGTCCGGCACCGGCGCAGCCTGCAAACCTTGTTCCTGCTCTCGATCCTGGTCGTCGCGGCCGGCCTCGCGACGGCGCAAGTCGTCCAGGTGGGAGAGGAGGTGGAACAGACCATCACCACGCCCCACCCCTACCCGGCGGGCTCGGAGCAGGGAGAAGTGGTCTGGCGCTACACCCTCTCCCATCCGGGAGCGAGCTACATCGCCGTGCATTTCGATCGTTTCGAGCTGGCTCCCGGCGACACGCTGGTGCTTTCCGACCCCTCCGGCCGCCAGCACCACGTCTACCGCGAACGGGGACTCGCCGGCCGCGGGGGCCATTTCTGGGGCCTGTCGATCTTCGGCGAGACCATGGAGCTGACTCTCGTCTCCCGCCAGGCCACCCCCGGTGCCTGGGGACTCGAGATCGACCGTTGGGTCCACGGCTTCCCCGAGGGGCAGGGCCCGCCGGAACCCGACGCCCTCTGCGGCGCCGAAGATTTCAGGGACATGGAGTGCTACAAGGACACCTACCCGGAGGAGTATCAGAAGGCCCGGGCCGTGGTGCGCCTGCTGAAGAACGGCTCGGCCCACTGCACCGGCTGGCTGGCTTCCTGCGAGAACCACATCATCACCAACGAGCACTGCGTCGGATCCCAGGCCGAGCTGGACCAGATCGAGTTCCAGTTCGAATACAAGCGCCCGGCCTGCGGCTCGGGTACGGCGAGCGCGGAGCTACAGCTCCAGGGCGGCACCCTGCTCGAAGTGCAGGCGGGACTGGACTATGCCCTGATCCTGCCCGACCTGGCGGGCCAGGATCCCCAGGCCACCTACGGCTTTCTTCAGATCGACAACCGCCTGCCCGACATCGGCGAGGTGATGTACATCGCCCACCACCCCTCCGGCGATCCCAAGCGGCTGTCCATCGAAAGCACCGACAGCCACGACCCCTCCGGCCGCTGCGAGGTCTTCTCCACCACCGAACCCGCCTGCACCGGCGGCCCGGTGGACGACGTGGGTTATTACTGCGACACCGAAGGCGGCTCGTCGGGATCCCCGGTCCTCTCCGCGGTCTCGCACCGGGTCATCGCTCTCCACCACTGTGCGAGCTGCCCCAACCGCGGCGTGCCGATCCGCGACGTCTACAACGACATCCAGAATTCGGCCCATCCCCTGCCGCCTTGCTCGACCTGCGATCCCGGAGCCCCGGCCACGGCACTGAGCGCCACACCCGATGGCGACAATCGCATCGCCCTCGCCTGGAGCGGCGCGGCAGACGCGGTGTCCTACAACATCTACCGCTCGACCGAGGGTTGCTCGGGCACGATGACGCTGATCGGCAGTACCTCGGCGACCGACTACCTGGACGACACCGTCTCCGGCGGCGTGACCTACTCGTACGTGGTGCGGGCGGTCAACGGCTGCGATGCGGAGGCGGCGGATTCCAACTGCGCGAGCGCTTCGACCACCGGCGGCTGTATCGACCCGCCGCTTTTCGACGGCCTGGCCTCGGCAACCAACGAGAAAGCCTCCCACTGCGCGATCGTCCTCGAGTGGACCCCCGGCAGCGCCCGTTGCGGCAGCGCCGTGCGCTACAACATCTACCGCTCGCTGCTCCCGGGCTTCGCTCCGGATGCCGCCAACCGTATCGCGACCTGCGTGGAAGGCACCACCTACCGCGACACGGGGCTTTCAAACGGCACCGATTACCACTACATCGTGCGGGCCGAAGATGACTCCGGCGACGGAGCGGGGCCTTGCGGTGCGGGTAACGAGGAGGGCAACACCACCGAACGGACGGCGATGCCCACAGGACCCGACGAGGTCTTCTATGCCACCGGCTTCGAGCAAAACGGCGGATGGACCCTGGAGGGAGAATGGCAGATCGGCGCCCCCTCCGCCCGGGGAGGTTCGGCCGACGGCGGCAGCGGGAACGCCGATCCGGCCACGGCCTTTGCCGGGACGGGGGTGCTGGGCAGCGATCTCGACGGCCTGGGCAGCCAACCCGGCAACTACGAGAACTCCATCGCGCCGGCGGAGTACGCCACGAGCCCCGCCTTCGACACCACCGGTCGCAGCCAGGTCTTCCTGCGCTACCGACGCTGGCTGGGCGTCGAACGCAGTCGTTACGACCAGGCCACCGTGGAGGTCTTCGACGCCAACAATTGGGTCGAGGTCTGGAGCAACGACGACACCAGCTTCTCCGACAACGACTGGACCCCCCAGGATCTCGACATCACGGGACCGGCGGCAGGCAAGCCCAACGCCCGCGTCCGTTTCGGCATCGCCAGCGACGGCTCGGTGATCTACAGCGGCTGGAACATCGACGAGTTGGAACTCTATTCACCCGGCAGCTGCACCGATGGCCTGCCGGGCGTCTCACCGGTCCCCGACGGCCACCTCGCACCCGGCGCCGCGATGACGGCGGCCAAGGCCGGCGCGGGGGAAGACGTCCATCTGAGCTGGGATGTCGGCACCTGCCCCAGCCAGACGTATCACCTTTTCCACGGCAAGGCCGCGGACCTGCCGGTCTATGGCTATTCGGGCGGGGTCTGCGGCTTGAATACCAGCGGCGACGACACCGTGCCGATCCCGCCTCCCGCAGCCGGCTCCTTCACCTGGTGGCTGCTGGCCGGCACGGAGGGCACGACCGAGGGCCACCACGGTTTCCGCTCCGAGGGCTCGATCCGCCCCGCCACGGGCGTCGGGCTCTGCGGTGTCCTCGACCACGACGCGTCGGGTACCTGCCCGTAA
- a CDS encoding ATP-dependent 6-phosphofructokinase, whose product MPSIHDFSIQTLGEPRFVSPMPLGETPGEGGADFVHEESRVLFHLDTARLAEDLGLGEPPSLERAGPRHHVYFHGPEVRAAVVTSGGLCPGINDVVRSIVLTLVHHYGAREILGIRYGLRGFVDKVETPIRLTPEEVKYVHLQGGSFLASSRGTPPVEEIVRFLDRQAIQLLFMIGGDGTQKAVAAITRGVLEAGLKTAVIGIPKTIDNDILYVDQTFGFSTAVSRAREAIHAAHAEAQGAYNGVGLVRLMGRDSGFIAAQAALASGEANFVLIPEVPFDLDGPEGFLAVLHRRLLARRHALVVVAEGAGQHYLAAEAEKRGQDASGNQRLGDIGRYLRGRIESYFRERDLPVTVKYIDPGYVIRSAPANASDATYCQRLGQNAVHAAMAGRTGMMVGRIHGEQVHVPVREVTRGRKRLHPEHPLWRAVLQGTGQPLQMTNP is encoded by the coding sequence ATGCCCTCCATCCATGATTTCTCGATCCAGACCCTTGGTGAGCCTCGCTTTGTCTCCCCCATGCCCCTGGGAGAGACTCCCGGGGAGGGAGGGGCGGATTTCGTCCACGAGGAGAGCCGGGTGCTCTTCCACCTGGATACCGCCCGCCTGGCCGAGGACCTCGGTCTCGGCGAGCCCCCTTCCCTCGAGCGGGCCGGGCCCCGGCACCATGTCTACTTCCACGGGCCCGAGGTCCGCGCCGCGGTGGTCACTTCGGGGGGCTTGTGTCCCGGCATCAACGACGTGGTCCGCTCGATCGTGCTGACCCTCGTCCATCACTACGGGGCCCGGGAAATCCTGGGCATCCGCTATGGCCTGCGGGGTTTCGTAGACAAGGTGGAGACACCGATCCGCCTGACCCCGGAGGAAGTCAAGTACGTCCACCTCCAGGGCGGCTCCTTCCTCGCCTCCTCCCGGGGAACCCCGCCGGTAGAGGAGATCGTCCGTTTTCTCGACCGCCAGGCGATCCAACTGCTGTTCATGATCGGCGGCGACGGGACACAGAAAGCCGTGGCGGCGATCACCCGGGGCGTCCTGGAGGCAGGGCTCAAGACGGCCGTGATCGGCATCCCGAAGACCATCGACAACGATATCCTGTACGTGGACCAGACCTTCGGCTTCAGCACGGCTGTCTCCCGGGCCCGGGAAGCGATCCACGCCGCCCACGCCGAGGCCCAGGGGGCCTACAACGGTGTCGGTCTCGTGCGACTGATGGGCCGGGACTCGGGCTTCATCGCCGCCCAGGCGGCCCTCGCGTCGGGAGAGGCCAACTTCGTACTGATCCCCGAGGTTCCCTTCGATCTCGACGGCCCCGAAGGCTTTCTCGCCGTCCTGCACCGTCGCCTGCTGGCCCGCCGCCATGCCCTGGTGGTGGTCGCGGAGGGCGCCGGCCAGCACTACCTGGCCGCGGAGGCCGAGAAACGGGGACAGGACGCCTCGGGCAATCAGCGCCTGGGCGACATCGGCCGCTACCTCCGCGGCCGCATCGAGAGCTATTTCCGCGAGCGGGATCTACCCGTGACGGTCAAATACATCGACCCCGGATACGTGATCCGCTCGGCCCCGGCCAACGCCTCGGACGCCACGTACTGCCAGCGCCTGGGCCAGAACGCGGTCCATGCCGCGATGGCGGGCCGTACCGGGATGATGGTGGGTCGGATTCATGGCGAGCAGGTTCACGTGCCCGTACGGGAGGTGACCCGGGGCCGCAAGCGGCTCCACCCCGAGCATCCGCTCTGGCGCGCCGTTCTCCAGGGCACCGGTCAGCCCCTGCAAATGACCAATCCCTGA
- the fbaA gene encoding class II fructose-bisphosphate aldolase, giving the protein MPVADFATYCQMLDNAQKKGFAYPAINISSMITANAVLKAFAEKRSDGIIQVSTGGGKFASGLGVGSEAAGAIALAEYVHRAAAHYDIYVALHTDHCQAEKVDSFLIPLIEETEKRRARGLPNLFQSHMFDGSALPLDRNMEIAVGLLERCSKSEIILEVETGVVGGEEDGVSNEDAPPEKLYTTPEDMVEVYRRLGTVEGARYMLAATFGNVHGVYKPGNVKLRPKILAEGQQALKEAYGEQARLWLVFHGGSGSTREEIHETIDYGVVKMNVDTDTQYAFTRPIIDHMLKNYDGVLKVDGEVGLKKVYDPRSYLKKAEAGMCERVKQAVDDLKGAGTTLYR; this is encoded by the coding sequence ATGCCGGTTGCCGATTTCGCCACTTATTGCCAGATGCTGGACAACGCTCAGAAGAAAGGCTTCGCCTACCCCGCGATCAACATTTCCTCGATGATCACGGCCAACGCGGTGCTCAAGGCCTTTGCCGAAAAGCGCAGTGACGGGATCATCCAGGTCTCCACCGGCGGCGGAAAATTCGCCTCGGGCCTGGGAGTCGGCAGCGAGGCCGCCGGGGCCATCGCCCTGGCCGAATACGTCCATCGGGCCGCAGCCCATTACGACATCTACGTGGCCTTGCACACCGACCATTGCCAGGCGGAGAAGGTCGACAGTTTTCTCATCCCCCTGATCGAAGAGACGGAAAAACGCCGTGCCCGCGGCCTGCCCAACCTTTTCCAATCCCACATGTTCGATGGCTCGGCCCTGCCCCTCGACCGGAACATGGAGATCGCCGTGGGCTTGCTCGAGCGCTGCTCGAAGAGCGAGATCATCCTCGAAGTGGAAACGGGTGTCGTCGGGGGCGAGGAAGACGGCGTGAGCAACGAAGACGCGCCGCCGGAAAAACTCTACACGACGCCCGAAGACATGGTGGAAGTCTACCGCCGGCTGGGCACCGTCGAGGGGGCCCGCTACATGCTCGCCGCCACGTTCGGCAACGTCCATGGAGTCTACAAGCCGGGCAACGTGAAACTGCGGCCGAAGATCCTGGCCGAAGGACAGCAAGCCCTCAAGGAAGCCTACGGTGAACAGGCCAGGCTGTGGCTGGTCTTTCACGGCGGGTCGGGATCGACCCGCGAGGAGATCCACGAAACCATCGACTACGGCGTGGTGAAGATGAACGTGGACACGGACACCCAGTACGCCTTCACCCGCCCCATCATCGACCATATGCTGAAGAATTACGATGGCGTACTGAAAGTGGACGGTGAGGTGGGCCTGAAGAAGGTCTACGATCCCCGCTCCTACCTGAAGAAGGCCGAGGCGGGCATGTGTGAGCGCGTCAAGCAGGCCGTCGACGACCTCAAGGGAGCGGGCACGACGCTCTACCGCTGA
- a CDS encoding polyphenol oxidase family protein, with protein sequence MNTLTSRRLAEWAGLAHGFVPNLASGPRPAPWRPIQVHGSRIARPATGAEEPREADAAVVPAGGPAVGVITADCVPLLLAGPTGAAAAVHAGWRPVAAGIVEGAVAAMEALGSPAPSLVAALGPAAGGCCYQVGTEVVEALSSPGRARLDGADRFRLDLRGVVRDRLVALGVDPLRVDVVGPCTICSAGWPSWRRQGPAAGRALAWIAPAPG encoded by the coding sequence GTGAATACCCTGACCTCCCGACGCCTTGCGGAGTGGGCCGGATTGGCCCACGGCTTTGTCCCGAACCTGGCATCGGGCCCCCGCCCGGCCCCATGGCGGCCGATCCAGGTTCACGGGAGCCGGATCGCCCGCCCTGCCACCGGGGCCGAGGAGCCGCGGGAGGCGGATGCCGCCGTGGTTCCGGCCGGGGGGCCCGCCGTGGGCGTGATCACCGCCGACTGCGTGCCCCTCCTGCTCGCCGGCCCGACGGGCGCCGCCGCCGCGGTCCACGCCGGCTGGCGCCCGGTGGCCGCGGGCATCGTCGAGGGCGCGGTGGCCGCCATGGAGGCCCTGGGCTCCCCCGCCCCGTCCCTGGTCGCCGCCCTGGGGCCGGCCGCGGGGGGCTGCTGCTACCAGGTGGGGACCGAGGTCGTCGAGGCGCTCTCCAGCCCTGGCAGGGCCCGGCTCGACGGCGCCGACCGGTTCCGGCTCGACCTGCGGGGGGTGGTCAGGGACCGGCTGGTGGCCCTGGGAGTCGACCCCCTCCGGGTGGATGTGGTGGGCCCCTGCACGATCTGCTCGGCGGGCTGGCCATCCTGGCGGCGCCAGGGGCCCGCCGCGGGCCGGGCGCTGGCCTGGATCGCTCCCGCCCCGGGCTGA